Sequence from the Sphingobium indicum B90A genome:
ATCAGAGCCGATGATCCCGCCTTCGCTTTCCAAGCGCGCAATCTGCCGCACGTCCTGGCGTGTGAACTTCAGCCTGACTCCGGCCCCCATGCCGTCCGCTTCTTCAATAATTACCACACCGAAGTGTTCCAGGCCGCGGTGCACCGCCTCGGCATCCGGATTCGACTGGATCCAAGCGCTGCCTCCTCGCTCGATCAGCTGCAGCACTTCGACAGATATCCCTGCCGCTGCCGCGAAGTCCGACTGGCTGACGCCTACCAGAGCACGGGCTGCCGCGAGCAAACGGCCGGTGAGTCGAATTCTGTCATTCATGATCGCGGCGCCTTTCTTTCAGGAATCAATCGGCCCGGTTGCTCATTCTATCGTAGCGGCCAGCACCGCGATAGGATGACTGAAAGTGCAGCGGACCACTAAGATCTTGGGAAGGGCAGGCGGGCGTATTCCAGAGAAGTGACCCAAGTTGAACGCCCCCGCCGCAGGTCGCGTGTTGCAATGACGCCACTGCGGTTCTGGCTTACGCTGACCGCGCCCAGGCCTCGAACCAATTGCCGTGTATCGCAGCGCGAGTGGCTGATCGCTCACGCGCTTCGCTGGCGAACGGGAAGATGTCTGCCAGCATATTGCCGAGCTTAGGGGCTAGTGTGCGCTGAAGTCTCCGCTTCGCGCGCAAATGCCGGGTCTTAACGGTTGCCGCATTGATGCCGAGCGTTTCGGCGACCTCGCCAACATCGAGCTCCTCAATCTGTCGTAAGACAAAGACCGTGCGGAACTGGGTTGGCAGCTGATCGATCGCGTCATCGATCATCTGCTTGATTTGGCGACGCGCTAGCGCGCACTCGGGAGAGCCCGGCATCGATCCGCGCATCAGGTGTTCGCTGTAGTCTTCCTGCTTGGAGGTTGGATTCTCTTCGAGCCATGCTCGCTGCCGGCGGACACCGCGGGAATGCGCATGCGCCGCGTTGGTGACGATGCGGGTCAGCCAGGTCGAGAGCGTCGATCTTCCCGCGAAGCCGCTGATTCCTGCAAATGCGTTGAGATAGGCGCTTTGCACCGCATCTTCGGCGTCTTCGCGATTTCGCAAAATCCGCCATGCGGTCCGAAGGAGGCGCTGATCATTATGTCTCATGACGAGGCGCAGCGCCTCAGGATCACGCCGCGCGACCCGTGCGGCCAACGTAAGGTCAGAGCGGTTTTGATGGCAAGGTTCGATTCCTGTAGTCATGCAAAGCCTCCGAGCGGCACGGTGGACCAAGCGGTTGTCAGTGCATGGGGAAGGAGTTGGCCCTTCCGACTTTGGAAAGCGCAAATACAACAAGAATGGAGGTAGCCGCTGGGGCGACATGTCGTCGAACGAATGATCCTATGATGAGGCTCAAGGGCAAAACAATCGATCACGACTGCCTCCATTAAAGCGCGCCTCCCATGGGGGATTGGCGCGCTTCCCGATCGGCCGCACCAGGCACAGAACCGGGCGCGCAACCTTCATTGAAGAGCAAATTGTCGCGTCAGATCGGGCGATCTGACGCGGCGGCGACTAGAGCTCTGGACCGTTCTGTCGCTTTACCGACGCCGCGACCCAGAGCACGGAGGCGTGCCGTGCTGCTGCCTGGATGTATTCCAAGGCGTCGAACAGTTTGGAAACTGGCCATCGCACTTTCAACATTGTTCCGATCGCTCGATTTTCAGCGAGGCGTCTACTCCGGTGAAGCCAAAAACCTTTCTTGCAGTTCCCATCATCTGCCTGCTATTCAAATCGAGCAAATGAATATTATTGCCAATTAAGATGAAAATGCTTGATATTATCGAACACGGCGGAACCCTGCGTGCGATCGTGTCGTGACCGGCGGCGCTCGCATCGATCCGGCTGCGGGGTAAATTGCTCGACGACGCTCAGCTGATCAATCCCGCGGATCTGGTCGAAGCTTATTTTACGGGTGTTCCGGAACCATCGCAAGCGTAGCAGCGCTTCCATTTCGGCACCTCCGGTCACCGTGGCTCCGCGTTGCGCAAGTCGTTCAATGAGTCGCATATCCTCGCCGTCGCCCAAGGGATCTGTCGCCATCGCGAGCGGTGCGGCGTCCACGGCCCGCTCTTCCTCGGCATCGCCCGCTCGGCGGAGCTAGCGTCCGTTACTGGACAGAAATCGTCGACCGGTACGGGATCAATGGTCATGTCGTCGAGACACCATCGACCCCACATTCCGCTTCATGACCGCCAATTGGGAGGGAAAGATCCGGATGGATTGCTCCTCACCACATGCCATGTCCCGCCTGATTGGCATGCGCGACCGCTTTGATCTGTGTTTGCTGGCGGTCAAATCAAAGCGCCAATGGGATACGATCCTGACCAGATCTATGAGGAGGTGACCCACGAGTTCGGCCAGTGCTGGCACGCGCGGATCGACGCGCCGGCGGCACAGCAATTGGATCTGTTGCGCGGCGTCACCGCCGACAAAGCACACTGTGGCGCCGGACATCTGCGCGCGATCCAGCGCGATGATCAGAAGATCGTCGAAGAACTGTTCGGCCAGGGCGGGAGCGCCAGCACTCGAACCAACTGCGAGGCGGGCTCAATCCGCGGCAATAGCGGGGTAGACGAGACCGCCCGCGCCAACCCGTGCAGCATCGCTCATGACCGCCGGTTCGATGCGTGAGGTCCCCAAGAGATGGAAGACGTCCTGCTTCATGTGAAGTAGATAGTCAGCCACGATCCGACGATGGCATCGCCACCAGACCGCCTCTGCACACATGATCGCGCAGCGGCGGCCGGCGGCAAGTTCGAGCAGGCGATCCAGCCCCGCGCGAAACTCGGCCGACAATGCGTAGTCGGCATAATTATGGAAGCTCTGGTTGATCCAAAAGCCGTTGACCTCGCACGGAATGGTCTTAGACTTCTTGCGCAGGCCGCCTAACTCCAGGATATGCTCGTACCCGATTTGGTAGGACGCCAGTGCAGCGGGCAGCGTATCGCGATTATATTCGGGATTGGCTCGGGAGCGGGAGATGCTGCGAATATCCACCACGAACTGCACTGTGCCGACCCCCAGCAGTTCGGTGAAGCCCGCTATCGATCTCGTCGAATGCCCGACGGTGTAGATGGGATTCGTTGCGGACATCGAATAATCAGCGGCCGGCAGTCACCGCGCCGGCGCGATGCTGCTCCAATTCTCCCAGTTCAGGCCAGGACTGCCGGATCACTCTGCGCAGTTCCGGAAGGACCTCCTCATCGAACCAGGGGTGTTTTCGCGCCCAGATTGTCACGCGCCACGACGGGTGCGGAAGGGGAAAGCATGTCGGCAGATAGGACGCGAAATCGCGGACCCGTTCGGTAACCGAGCCGGGGCCCAGAACGTGATTTTGCGCATGGCTTCCCACCAATAGGGTCAAGCATAGCCGGGGCATGGCTGCGAGCAGCCGGTCCCTCCACAGCCGCGCGCATTCCGGGCGCGGCGGTGCATCGCCATTTGCGGCACGCCCCGGGTAGCAAAGACCCATAGGAACGATGGCGATATTCGTCGCGTCATAGAACTGATCCTGGGAAACTCCCATCCATTCGCGCAATCGATCGCCCGACAGGTCAGAAAAGGGAACGCCGCTTGCGTGAACCCTGATACCGGGGGCCTGGCTTGCGACCAGGATGCGCGCGGTCGCGGACATCTGTAAGACCGGCCTCGGTCCGAGCGGCAGTACGTTGCCGCATGCGCGGCAGACCCGGACCTCTGCCAACAACTGGTCCAGATCGCTCATGCGTCTAGCGCCGTGAGAGACATGCCGTGAACATGGACTTTGTCCGCCGAATGTTTCCTGAGAATTCCGATGGCACGTTCTTCGGCGGCGGGCTCCCGCGTTCGCACCCATAACAACAGGCCGCCGCGTACAATCTGCTCCTGAAGGTAATGCGCATGATGATCTCCTAGCCGTTGGGCGAGCATAGACCCGACGAGCCCGCTGGCACCTCCCGCGAGTGCCGCACCCGTGATCATTGCAAGCAGCGTTCCCCCCGAAGCGACGATGGCGCCCACCGTCGCAAGCGCCCCCACATAAACGAGTGCTCCAATGATTCCCCCTTCCGCGTCGCCAATCGCTTCGGTCGATACAAAGGCGGCGCGGGGCACTTCCGGGTCGTCGGCGAGAACGTCTACTCGGGAAAAGCGATGGCCCAGCTTCTCCTCGACCGCGCGTTCGCTTGCTAGCAGGCTGAGATCGGACCGATGGAATCCCGAACTGAGGAGTTCGTGAACGGCGCCCTCCAGCCCTTGCGAACTATGAAAAATGCCGACCGCTTCTCGCGAAAAGTCGGCGGAGTGATCGATCGCCATGAAGTTCCTCCATAACCGTGGGTGTCGGCACAGTGGCCAGAAAGAGATTGGGCGTCATGTCTGCCGTTCTTTCAATCCTTCGACGACAGCAGGGTCCGAGCACCGACGACGTTCTCCTTTTTTTGCCGAACAGCCGATCTTTCAAATTCGAGCTCGGCTCGCAGACCGTCGAGATCGCGGTGGAGCAAAGCAACCGCCATCTTCGTGCCGCCGCGCCGATAAATGACCGAGCAGTTCCGCGCCTCGAGATCACCTTCCACCAGGATCTCATCCCAGTCTGCTCCATGTCCCACATAGGCGATCCCGAGATCATATTGCTCGGTCCAGAAGAATGGGATGGTCGCAAATCGTTCATGGCGGCCGAGGATGTTGCGAGCGGCGGTTTCGCCTTGGCGCTCGGCAACGACGAAATGCTCGACGCGGATCCGCTCGCCGGTGAAGGGATCGGGCCAGCGTGCAATGTCGCCTGCGGCGAACACATTGGGCGCGCTCGTTTCTAGGTATTCGTTCACCGACACGCCACGATCCATCGTAAGTCCAGCTTTCTCGGCGAGCGTCGTCTCGGCGCGCACGCCGACGCCTATGACGACCATGTCGGCCTCGATCGTTACCCCGTTCGCCAGCGTCACCTGGACACTATCTATCTCGGCAGCTGTCGTCCCCAGATGGAACGTGACGCCGTGGCCTTCGTGCAAGGTTTGGAGAAACCTTCCAATCTGGGGCCCTAGGACGGTTTCCATCAAAGTGGTCTCCCGCCCGATCACATGCACGTCGATCTCTCGGGCGCGGAGCGAGGAGGCGACCTCGAGACCAATAAAGCTTGCACCGATAACGACAGCGCGCTTCGCTGCCTTTGCAGTCTCGACGAGATTGCGGCTGTCGGTAAACGTGCGCAGGTAATGTACATGCGGGAGCGAGGCGCCGGGTATATCGAGGTGCACGGGCTGGGCCCCGGTAGCAAGAAGCAGGGCGTCATAGGAAAGGCGGCTGCTGTCTGCCAAAATGACCTGTTGTGCTACCAGATCGAGCGCGATCACCGGCGCGTTCAGGCGCACATCGATTTCATGCTCTTGGTAGAATTCAATCGAGCGGAGGGGGATCCAATCCTCTGGGGCCGTGCCGGCCAGATAGTTCTTGGAAAGATTTGGCCGGTCGCACGGCAGGGCATCGTCGGCACTCAGCAGTGTGATGCGACCAGCATAGCCTTCCCTGCGAAGCGTTTCTGCTGCGGCGTTGCCTGCCGCGCCGCCGCCGACAATGACAACCGTTGCCGGCACCGAATTGCGGTCGGCGAGTACAGGAGTAATCGGCTCATCCAGCTTTTCGCGAATATAAACGATCCCGCGCGCCTCCTCCACGCGCCACCGTGCCAGCGGATCTCGCGCTGGGGCGCGGATCACGTTGCCCGTGCGCAAGTCGAAACAGGCATGATGCCAGGGACATCTGATTGTCTCATTTACAAGGAGCCCTCCGGAAAGGGGGGCGCCATAATGTGTGCAAAACGCGCCGACTGCAAACAGCCGATCGGCACGTCGAACCAGCAGAATGGCTTCACCGCCCGCATGGCCTTGCAGCATCGCTCCTTCCGGCAGAGACGAGAGTGGAATGCCAAGGCTAAGGTCCGGCCCGGATAGTGCTGACGTTTCATTGGTCATGCGATGCTCCTCGCGTTGTTGGCGCGCTCGCCCGATTGCCCCAATCATGCAGCGGTTTTGATTGCACACCTTTCTACTATTGATAGCACCCGATTGGATTCCCGATTATTGCCGTTCAGTCGGATATCCGTGGCTAGTTATGATGAAACTGGCGAGTCCCAGTTAGTTTAGTCGCGCTTCGGCGGCTCTGCCTCGAGCCTTGCAACATTCCTCAGTTTTTACCCTCCCGCGCTTCATCCTCATCGCTGTTAGCTCACGGGCGGCTTGCTTGAGCTGGTCGAGTTGGGTTTTTCGCGAGGTATGTGATGACATCAGCTCGATCTTGTGGCGACCCAAGGCGAAATCCCATCAAGGTTCCCGGCACCATGAGCGTCGGTGCGGTTAGCCAACGATCGAGATTGGTCGGCGTCCAGACGATCCGCGACGCGCTCAGCGCCTTTGAATAGTGAAAGCCGGGAGCGCTTCCGGCCCGCCGCCCGACGACACCGCGATGCAGAGGCCCGACACGGTTGCTGTCAAGCGAGTGGCAGCCTCCACATTTGGTCTGATACACCTCGGCCCCACGAGCCGGGTCCCCACGGGACGACCCGGGACTTGCGAGCAGCGCACCGCCGAAGGTCATTGTTATCCCGACAGCGAGTGCGCGTCCTACCGTTCGGAGAGCGAAGGGACCCATGCGCCTTATCCGAAAATCGGTGCCTTTTGCGGTATCGGCTCGTTCAAGACATTCCCGAGTATCGCTGCGTGGAATGCCTCGTCGCCGGCGATCCGGGCAGATAGCAGATGGAACTCGGTCGCCGCGAGCGACGGTATGAGGCCCAGATAGGCATTTGTGGCGCCGCGCTCGAGCTGCAGCGCCAACTTGAGGACGTCAGTCTGGTTTTTCAAAGCGGCAGCGCCAAGCGCAGCAGCGTATTCAGCCGTGGGCTTGCTGACGGCGGCTTGGCCGCCCAGGCGCCGGATCGCCGCTGCCAGATCGTCGCGATGCATCTTGTGGTGGCTCTGAAAGGTGATGCCCACCTTGAGGACATCCGGTGAAAGCAGCCCGCTCTCCGCGGCAACCTGGTAGGCTGCTATGCCTTCATGTTCTAGGGCCAGGGCGGCATTGAGCAGCTGCACGTCCTGTCCGGGCCGGTCGGACTGCTTGGCCTCCGCTGGGATGCTGCCGCCCAACAAGGCGACCAGCCCGGCCGCGGATAGCGTGGTGATGCCACCGGTCAGGATTGAGCGGCGGCTGTTACTTGGCAACTCGGTCATCTTCCTGTCTCTCCATTGCGATCAGTTGGGGGTTCGTTCGGAACTGCTGCATCAAGCGCGCGGTGAGCGCCTGGCAATCTTCGCCGGCAAAAGGGAAGGTTCCCTGCAACGCGGTGCGGATTTCCGGGTCGAGCAATTTTTGGAGCCGCCGCCGTGCGCGTAGATGCCGGGTCTTCACCGTTGCCTGCGGAACCTCGAGCGCGGCTGCGGCCTCTTCGATGCTCAGGCCTTCGATATCCCTCAGGACAAAGACCAGGCGAAAATCGAGGGGGAGGGCGGCGATCGCCGATTCCAGTATCTGGCGCAGCTGCTGGTGTGCCAGAACGTATTCGGGTGATCCTCCGGCCGTGGAGCCGCGCATGAGCTTGTCCCTATACTCATCGAGGACCAGTACGGAGTTGCCGTCAAAACAAGCCTTTCGCCGCCGGGCTGCCCGCAACCGACCGAGCGCTTCGTTGATCACGATGCGGGTTAGCCATGTGGAAAGGGATGATCGTCCGCCGAACTCGGCCATCCCGGCGAAAGCGCGAACATAGGCGCTTTGCAGGGCATCTTCGGCCTCGCTGCGATTGGATAGAATGCTCAGCGCTGCCCTAAAGAGGCGCTGGTTGTTTCGCTGAACGACGATCGTAGCTGCGTAGACATCGCCGATGACGATCCGGGCAGCCAAGGCCACATCGGTTAACGTGTCCAGATCAACTTTCGGTCGACCCATGATTGCCGTCTCCATTTCGTGCATTTGATGACTTTAGTTGCGAAAGGTTCCCGTCGCGGTGGAGGATTATTGAAGCCCGCCGCAAAGTGCGGCTGGGGCGTCGCGACCTTGGTGAAATAACTGGTAGAACGGACCGGTTATCGCCGGTCGGCGGGCCATATTCCGGGGCGAGGCATGGTCGGCGCGATCGGATGGCGCAGGGCGGCATTTGGGGAATGAGAACTGATGGGACTTGGGCGACCAGTTGGCGAAGGATTGCCTCATATGATGAACAAAGTTGCTATCAAATGACAATAATATTCCCTCGACTTCTGTTCAACCGAGGCGCATCCTCCGCGTGATAGATTGGCTGCCCAATTGACGCTGGGCATCCAGGCCGGGGAGGGATCCTGGTATGCCGCTTGAATCTCCTGTGAGCCCTTCGCGCGAATGCGATCCTCCAGACCGTTCGTGCGCGCTTTCGATGGCGAACAATAGCGAGCTTAATCCTCAAGAGTTGAGCTCGCCTGCCATTCAGCGAATGTTCGCCTTGGGACAGATGAGCCGAAGCTTTGTGCACGATTTTAGGAACATCCTCGCCGTGATCTCAGCAGGACTGAACTTGGCAAAACGGCATGAGTCCGATGTCGCCTTGTCAAGCAGGTTTCTTGCGGGAGCCCAAGAGGGAGTGGACCGCGGGTTGAGGATGACGGCGCGGTTGCTTGATTTTGCGAGTGGGCACGACTGTGAGGTCCAAGCGGCAAACGTAAATGACGCCTTGCGGCAATTGCAAACGCTGCTGCGATATGCTGTGGGTCCCGATATACGCATTGTGCTGCAGTTCGATCAGGATGTTCCGAATTTTGATTTCGATCTTCCTCAATTCAATGCAGCGATTATGAATCTCGTTGTCAACGCTCGAGACGCGATGCCGGATGGAGGGAGCATTCACATCAGCACCGGTCTAGTCTTTCAGGCAGCCTCGCAAGGCCCAACATCGAGGTCTTATGTCCGAGTTCGCGTGAGAGATGACGGTATGGGCATGACTGCAGACGTCAGGCGCAGGATCTTGGACCCCTTCTTCACCACGAAGGCTGGAACCGGCACTGGATTAGGCCTCCCGCAGGTGGACAATTTCGTGAGACAGGCTGGCGGTTTCATGAGAATCGACACAGCACTCGGCGTAGGCAGCACTTTTGATCTGTTCTTTCCTTATGATGCAATCCCGCGGGAGGAGCGCAAGACCATCAGTCATTTGCTTTGAAAGATGGTAGAAAAGCGCGGCCGCAATCCCTCTTTCGCTGCATTGACCGACCTGCGTCAGCTCAGCGTGTCTTGGCATTACGATACGAAATTTAGCGTTCCAATCGGTCTTTCGCGGTGGCCCGTCCGAATAAGTGATCGTCAGAAATAATTCGTCAGCGTTAGATCGATGTTGCGTCCACTAGCAAGACCAAGGCGAACCTTGCTACCTGCAGCGCGAAAACCAATGCGTTCGCCAGGAACCGGGTAACCAGCGCTGATTGCGCGGCCATCGACAGTCACAACCACGTCGTTGAGGCGCAAGCCGGCGTGCCAAGCAGGACTCCATGGTGCGACGTGAGAGATAATAAGTTGCTGTTCTTCTCGGCGGCCCGAAATCCCCAGCCTGTCTCTCGGGATTTCGGACGTCAGGATGTGTGGGTCCACCTTCGCGTCCAATGACTTCCCACCCAAACTCAGAACCATGCGAAACGCCTGGAACAGGGGCCATCCTAAAGATATGGGTTCTGCTAGCTTCCAGTTCTCAACTGCCTGAACCGGAACATTATACAACTCGAATGCGCCAATGTTCACGCTCCGAAGTGAAAAAACAACATTGGTGAGGGCGCCTTCCAGACTGATGGAAACCGCTGAAGACTGGCGCCGGTTGTCGAGAAAGCCATGTTCCCGGGCATAATCCGCCGCCATTGTGATGGGTGTGTTGCTACCTGAGTCAAGCAGGGCTCTTTCTCGCGCCCTTCCTTCCAGTGCCAGATCGATCGATGGAAAGGCCGCGCGTTCACCGTGCAGGGCGACTGAAAGATCCGCCTGAAAATCTCGCCTTGCTCCCTTCGAAATCCAACGAATGCGATTCCCGACGAAATCGAAGTCCACATCGACCTTCTGAAGCACATCCCGCCCCACGATCAGGGGGATATGTTGCCGCGAAAGCGCCTCTATTTCCGCCATTCCATAGCTATCTATAACGAAATTGTTCAGAAATGTGCCTGCCAGTTCCATTCGTTCGGTGCGATAGCTGAGACCCGCAACTCTGCGGGTAAAGGATGTCACGGACGCCTCGCCCAGCGGTACAAGGCCCAACTCCCTCGCCAGGCCGTGATGGATAATGGATCGAGAGGTGCCACTGTCGACGAGAGCAGGTATATTCCGATCATTCAGTTTTACCGGTGCGAAGATCATGTGACGATGCAATAGATCCATCGGCTCCCATGCATCATCGATCTCATTTCTCGCTCGTGGCGGAACCGTACTCTTGGAAGTCAATGATGATTTACCAAAAATCCGAAATAAATTCATCACTGACAACTTTATCCTGATATATGGTGTAAATTCTCGTGTAAATTGTTATCGAAAATAAAAGAAGTTTATCACGTTATCTTTTATAAATGTTTGTTAAATTCGTCTTCACAGGCATGTTGAATGTTATGGAATTTTTGCTTCCGATATATCTGCACCTTATAAGTAGATCGCCATCGACACGCTCGGAAAAGCTAGTGCGCATGTTCGGGGGTAGCCGTTGAGTGCCGTTTCCACTTGGAAGCGCTTTGACGATGCCCATAAAGACTTGAAGATCGGTATTGCTAGCGCTCACGAAAATCGACCCCGCTTTAATGGAAACTCCGCCAAACTGCGCCACTTTCTCGGCCTGTGAGAAACTGGCCCGGCAGATTCATCCTTTAATGACGCTGTTCAATTCAGACGTCTTGCGTTGATGTAGAGGGCACTTCCGCATTGCTTCGGCTGTTGTTTGGAGCGTTGGAGAGCTGGTTCCTGTACTTCTCGATTTGAGGAGCTTCGAAAAGTCGCTGAATTTTCAGTTTGAGCACAGGCGTGGGCTAGATCGCTTCTTGAACCCGGTCATGAACTGGAAATGGGGGTTCCCCGTGCTTAGGCGTCGCAATCTGATCGCTAATCAGAATGGCGAATTTAGCACCAGCATAGCAATTGCTCGGCTGATGCCATGCACGCGTGACGACTCTGATCTTGCCATCGATTTCTACCTGCTCTCCTGGAGTAGGAGAGCGCGCAAAATGGAAGCATCCGGCGGGTGTGGCATTCTTATGGTCGCGACCATCGAAAACATCTATTAGCATCTTGCTTCCTCTTCAGTCGACCGAAACAGTTGACGGCGCCCGGGTATCAGCTGCAATATCGACGAATTGATATCCTGTAGTCTACGAATGGCGCCTCTCCAGTGCAGCCGGGATGGAGCGCAAGCCTGCTGTTACAAGCACAAATGCGTCCCTCCCGATCTTTTGTCATCGTCTCAACCTGCTTCCCTGCTTTTCGTTCGGCCTCAGTTGGTCCTTCCTGACCGCAGACTTAAATGAGTCGGAAGCGGGCGGCCAAACGGAATATATGTCAAAGGGTGGGGGAATCTCACGCGTTCTGGCGCCCGTCCTTCGCTGTGTTGACCATTCAATGGTCAATCCGACGACAATGCCGATGCAAACGGCAGCGGTGAACGTCATCGCAGCGATAGAGAGCTCTATGCCAAGAAACCCCCGATCATGAAAATAGAGGATGGCGAACCCTACACCCAGCAGGAAAGAAAGCGTGCCAAGGGCCATGTACAGCTCGAATTTTCTCGCGGGGCGCCCGGGTTTGAATGGTTCAGGGTGTCTCACTGTGCGTTGTACCCAAGCGTCGCTGCTCTTTTAGTGTTGTTGCATGGACGAATGTCTCGCCTTGCGCTCGCATCATCGATCCATTAGCATCTATAAAGCAAATGAATATTATTGCACGTTGGGTGTAAGGAATTTGCTGTATGGACATCAGCGCGGCCCGGACCTTCCTGGAAGTTGTCAAGACAGGCAGCTTTGTTAGCGCGGCGGCCAATCTCCATTTGACTCAAACGGCTATCAGTGCCCGGATCCGGGTGCTGGAGGAGCAGCTCGATCGACCGCTGTTCGTCCGCAACAAGGCAGGTGCCAAACTCACAGATGCTGGAGAGCAGTTCCTGCGATTTGCAACCACCTTGGTTCAGGTTTGGGCGCGGGCGCAACGCGCGGTCGCATTGCCGCCCGGTCGGGAAACGATCGTGACCGTGGGGGTCGAACTTAGTCTATGGAGCCCTCTTTTGCGACACTGGCTGCTTTGGATGCGGCGTGAATGCCCAGAAATAGCCGTAAGTACGCGAATTGATGGCTCGGAGCGACTTATGGAGCAGGTGCAATCAGGTTCGCTGGACGTCGCGGTGCTCTACGCGGCGCCGAGGCGGCCCGGGATCATCGCGGAACTCCTATTTGAAGAGAAGCTGATCCTGGTTCGCACGACACCGACGAACCGGCCTCGCGCGCGCGAGGACCATGTGCAAGTGGATTGGGGCGAGGAATTCGCGGCAAGCCACCAGTCAGCCTTTCCCGACGAAACCAACGCCGTGGTGTCGATCAGCTATGGCCCCTTGGCTCTTGACTATATCTTTGCCACAGGCGGAAGTGGCTATTTCCGCCAGGGTTTCATCCGGTCTTATCTTGACGAGGGGCGTCTCGCGGTCGTCCCGAACAGCC
This genomic interval carries:
- a CDS encoding RNA polymerase sigma factor — protein: MHEMETAIMGRPKVDLDTLTDVALAARIVIGDVYAATIVVQRNNQRLFRAALSILSNRSEAEDALQSAYVRAFAGMAEFGGRSSLSTWLTRIVINEALGRLRAARRRKACFDGNSVLVLDEYRDKLMRGSTAGGSPEYVLAHQQLRQILESAIAALPLDFRLVFVLRDIEGLSIEEAAAALEVPQATVKTRHLRARRRLQKLLDPEIRTALQGTFPFAGEDCQALTARLMQQFRTNPQLIAMERQEDDRVAK
- a CDS encoding uracil-DNA glycosylase family protein, which encodes MSDLDQLLAEVRVCRACGNVLPLGPRPVLQMSATARILVASQAPGIRVHASGVPFSDLSGDRLREWMGVSQDQFYDATNIAIVPMGLCYPGRAANGDAPPRPECARLWRDRLLAAMPRLCLTLLVGSHAQNHVLGPGSVTERVRDFASYLPTCFPLPHPSWRVTIWARKHPWFDEEVLPELRRVIRQSWPELGELEQHRAGAVTAGR
- a CDS encoding RNA polymerase sigma factor, which codes for MTTGIEPCHQNRSDLTLAARVARRDPEALRLVMRHNDQRLLRTAWRILRNREDAEDAVQSAYLNAFAGISGFAGRSTLSTWLTRIVTNAAHAHSRGVRRQRAWLEENPTSKQEDYSEHLMRGSMPGSPECALARRQIKQMIDDAIDQLPTQFRTVFVLRQIEELDVGEVAETLGINAATVKTRHLRAKRRLQRTLAPKLGNMLADIFPFASEARERSATRAAIHGNWFEAWARSA
- a CDS encoding aspartyl protease family protein, with the protein product MNLFRIFGKSSLTSKSTVPPRARNEIDDAWEPMDLLHRHMIFAPVKLNDRNIPALVDSGTSRSIIHHGLARELGLVPLGEASVTSFTRRVAGLSYRTERMELAGTFLNNFVIDSYGMAEIEALSRQHIPLIVGRDVLQKVDVDFDFVGNRIRWISKGARRDFQADLSVALHGERAAFPSIDLALEGRARERALLDSGSNTPITMAADYAREHGFLDNRRQSSAVSISLEGALTNVVFSLRSVNIGAFELYNVPVQAVENWKLAEPISLGWPLFQAFRMVLSLGGKSLDAKVDPHILTSEIPRDRLGISGRREEQQLIISHVAPWSPAWHAGLRLNDVVVTVDGRAISAGYPVPGERIGFRAAGSKVRLGLASGRNIDLTLTNYF
- a CDS encoding FAD-dependent oxidoreductase, whose product is MTNETSALSGPDLSLGIPLSSLPEGAMLQGHAGGEAILLVRRADRLFAVGAFCTHYGAPLSGGLLVNETIRCPWHHACFDLRTGNVIRAPARDPLARWRVEEARGIVYIREKLDEPITPVLADRNSVPATVVIVGGGAAGNAAAETLRREGYAGRITLLSADDALPCDRPNLSKNYLAGTAPEDWIPLRSIEFYQEHEIDVRLNAPVIALDLVAQQVILADSSRLSYDALLLATGAQPVHLDIPGASLPHVHYLRTFTDSRNLVETAKAAKRAVVIGASFIGLEVASSLRAREIDVHVIGRETTLMETVLGPQIGRFLQTLHEGHGVTFHLGTTAAEIDSVQVTLANGVTIEADMVVIGVGVRAETTLAEKAGLTMDRGVSVNEYLETSAPNVFAAGDIARWPDPFTGERIRVEHFVVAERQGETAARNILGRHERFATIPFFWTEQYDLGIAYVGHGADWDEILVEGDLEARNCSVIYRRGGTKMAVALLHRDLDGLRAELEFERSAVRQKKENVVGARTLLSSKD
- a CDS encoding DUF488 domain-containing protein, giving the protein MSATNPIYTVGHSTRSIAGFTELLGVGTVQFVVDIRSISRSRANPEYNRDTLPAALASYQIGYEHILELGGLRKKSKTIPCEVNGFWINQSFHNYADYALSAEFRAGLDRLLELAAGRRCAIMCAEAVWWRCHRRIVADYLLHMKQDVFHLLGTSRIEPAVMSDAARVGAGGLVYPAIAAD
- a CDS encoding c-type cytochrome, which translates into the protein MGPFALRTVGRALAVGITMTFGGALLASPGSSRGDPARGAEVYQTKCGGCHSLDSNRVGPLHRGVVGRRAGSAPGFHYSKALSASRIVWTPTNLDRWLTAPTLMVPGTLMGFRLGSPQDRADVITYLAKNPTRPAQASRP
- a CDS encoding helix-turn-helix domain-containing protein, which translates into the protein MNDRIRLTGRLLAAARALVGVSQSDFAAAAGISVEVLQLIERGGSAWIQSNPDAEAVHRGLEHFGVVIIEEADGMGAGVRLKFTRQDVRQIARLESEGGIIGSDDAP
- a CDS encoding ferritin-like domain-containing protein, with product MTELPSNSRRSILTGGITTLSAAGLVALLGGSIPAEAKQSDRPGQDVQLLNAALALEHEGIAAYQVAAESGLLSPDVLKVGITFQSHHKMHRDDLAAAIRRLGGQAAVSKPTAEYAAALGAAALKNQTDVLKLALQLERGATNAYLGLIPSLAATEFHLLSARIAGDEAFHAAILGNVLNEPIPQKAPIFG
- a CDS encoding two-component system sensor histidine kinase NtrB, which produces MPLESPVSPSRECDPPDRSCALSMANNSELNPQELSSPAIQRMFALGQMSRSFVHDFRNILAVISAGLNLAKRHESDVALSSRFLAGAQEGVDRGLRMTARLLDFASGHDCEVQAANVNDALRQLQTLLRYAVGPDIRIVLQFDQDVPNFDFDLPQFNAAIMNLVVNARDAMPDGGSIHISTGLVFQAASQGPTSRSYVRVRVRDDGMGMTADVRRRILDPFFTTKAGTGTGLGLPQVDNFVRQAGGFMRIDTALGVGSTFDLFFPYDAIPREERKTISHLL